A stretch of Henckelia pumila isolate YLH828 chromosome 4, ASM3356847v2, whole genome shotgun sequence DNA encodes these proteins:
- the LOC140859840 gene encoding folate-binding protein 1 isoform X1 has protein sequence MELIKKMKHNLSFFLLLAITNFLLQDAYGGKTSEVCISQGGRFPQFANEGKPPKKASKGHKDMTLCRVFRKRSCCDVTQTHPALLSIRRLASSGEANQDCLQLWEFLECSICDPRVGVQPGPPCICASFCNRVYEACSTAYFSMDVKTQVLAPCGSGDFVCGKASEWVSNGTELCHASGFSVSSFDDPEETSCYGGKSGLDYITNSWKTSRSDILHGNQNTGVVEYLRHWIANMSFSERISWAIGGMVLTAGIVFASKRKSHNQRQKQIGVQRRAKKLGTKINSVSPVGQENRRGTGR, from the exons ATGGAGTTGATTAAGAAGATGAAGCACAATCTCAGTTTCTTCTTGTTGCTCGCAATCACCAATTTTCTGTTACAGGATGCTTATGGTG GTAAAACCAGTGAAGTTTGCATTTCTCAGGGTGGTCGATTTCCCCAATTTGCAAATGAGGGTAAACCACCAAAAAAAGCAAGCAAGGGCCATAAGGATATGACTCTCTGCCGGGTTTTTCGCAAAAGGAGTTGCTGTGATGTAACACAGACTCATCCTGCTTTATTATCCATTAGAAGGCTTGCTTCATCTGGGGAAGCAAACCAAGATTGCTTGCAGTTATGGGAATTCTTGGAATGTTCTATCTGTGATCCACGGGTTGGTGTGCAGCCTGGACCTCCATGTATATGTGCTTCCTTTTGTAATAGAGTGTATGAAGCATGCTCAACTGCATACTTTTCTATGGATGTAAAGACACAG GTCTTAGCACCATGTGGATCAGGCGACTTTGTTTGTGGTAAAGCTTCTGAATGGGTTTCCAATGGAACAGAGCTCTGCCATGCCTCGGGTTTCTCCGTCAGTTCATTTGACGATCCTGAAGAAACATCATGCTATGGTGGGAAGAGTggtctggattatattactaattCGTGGAAGACTTCACGTTCCGATATTTTACATGGAAATCAAAATACTGGGGTCGTAGAATATTTGAGGCACTGGATTGCTAATATGTCGTTTAGTGAAAGAATTTCTTGGGCTATTGGTGGGATGGTTCTTACCGCTGGAATTGTATTTGCAAG TAAAAGGAAGAGCCACAATCAACGTCAGAAGCAAATAGGTGTTCAACGAAGGGCAAAGAAACTGGGAACAAAGATAAATTCTGTGTCTCCCGTTGGCCAAGAAAACAGAAGAGGAACTGGAAGATGA
- the LOC140859840 gene encoding folate-binding protein 1 isoform X2 has translation MELIKKMKHNLSFFLLLAITNFLLQDAYGKTSEVCISQGGRFPQFANEGKPPKKASKGHKDMTLCRVFRKRSCCDVTQTHPALLSIRRLASSGEANQDCLQLWEFLECSICDPRVGVQPGPPCICASFCNRVYEACSTAYFSMDVKTQVLAPCGSGDFVCGKASEWVSNGTELCHASGFSVSSFDDPEETSCYGGKSGLDYITNSWKTSRSDILHGNQNTGVVEYLRHWIANMSFSERISWAIGGMVLTAGIVFASKRKSHNQRQKQIGVQRRAKKLGTKINSVSPVGQENRRGTGR, from the exons ATGGAGTTGATTAAGAAGATGAAGCACAATCTCAGTTTCTTCTTGTTGCTCGCAATCACCAATTTTCTGTTACAGGATGCTTATG GTAAAACCAGTGAAGTTTGCATTTCTCAGGGTGGTCGATTTCCCCAATTTGCAAATGAGGGTAAACCACCAAAAAAAGCAAGCAAGGGCCATAAGGATATGACTCTCTGCCGGGTTTTTCGCAAAAGGAGTTGCTGTGATGTAACACAGACTCATCCTGCTTTATTATCCATTAGAAGGCTTGCTTCATCTGGGGAAGCAAACCAAGATTGCTTGCAGTTATGGGAATTCTTGGAATGTTCTATCTGTGATCCACGGGTTGGTGTGCAGCCTGGACCTCCATGTATATGTGCTTCCTTTTGTAATAGAGTGTATGAAGCATGCTCAACTGCATACTTTTCTATGGATGTAAAGACACAG GTCTTAGCACCATGTGGATCAGGCGACTTTGTTTGTGGTAAAGCTTCTGAATGGGTTTCCAATGGAACAGAGCTCTGCCATGCCTCGGGTTTCTCCGTCAGTTCATTTGACGATCCTGAAGAAACATCATGCTATGGTGGGAAGAGTggtctggattatattactaattCGTGGAAGACTTCACGTTCCGATATTTTACATGGAAATCAAAATACTGGGGTCGTAGAATATTTGAGGCACTGGATTGCTAATATGTCGTTTAGTGAAAGAATTTCTTGGGCTATTGGTGGGATGGTTCTTACCGCTGGAATTGTATTTGCAAG TAAAAGGAAGAGCCACAATCAACGTCAGAAGCAAATAGGTGTTCAACGAAGGGCAAAGAAACTGGGAACAAAGATAAATTCTGTGTCTCCCGTTGGCCAAGAAAACAGAAGAGGAACTGGAAGATGA
- the LOC140859840 gene encoding folate-binding protein 1 isoform X3 gives MQGASPQGSIRGKTSEVCISQGGRFPQFANEGKPPKKASKGHKDMTLCRVFRKRSCCDVTQTHPALLSIRRLASSGEANQDCLQLWEFLECSICDPRVGVQPGPPCICASFCNRVYEACSTAYFSMDVKTQVLAPCGSGDFVCGKASEWVSNGTELCHASGFSVSSFDDPEETSCYGGKSGLDYITNSWKTSRSDILHGNQNTGVVEYLRHWIANMSFSERISWAIGGMVLTAGIVFASKRKSHNQRQKQIGVQRRAKKLGTKINSVSPVGQENRRGTGR, from the exons ATGCAAGGTGCAAGCCCGCAAGGCTCAATACGAG GTAAAACCAGTGAAGTTTGCATTTCTCAGGGTGGTCGATTTCCCCAATTTGCAAATGAGGGTAAACCACCAAAAAAAGCAAGCAAGGGCCATAAGGATATGACTCTCTGCCGGGTTTTTCGCAAAAGGAGTTGCTGTGATGTAACACAGACTCATCCTGCTTTATTATCCATTAGAAGGCTTGCTTCATCTGGGGAAGCAAACCAAGATTGCTTGCAGTTATGGGAATTCTTGGAATGTTCTATCTGTGATCCACGGGTTGGTGTGCAGCCTGGACCTCCATGTATATGTGCTTCCTTTTGTAATAGAGTGTATGAAGCATGCTCAACTGCATACTTTTCTATGGATGTAAAGACACAG GTCTTAGCACCATGTGGATCAGGCGACTTTGTTTGTGGTAAAGCTTCTGAATGGGTTTCCAATGGAACAGAGCTCTGCCATGCCTCGGGTTTCTCCGTCAGTTCATTTGACGATCCTGAAGAAACATCATGCTATGGTGGGAAGAGTggtctggattatattactaattCGTGGAAGACTTCACGTTCCGATATTTTACATGGAAATCAAAATACTGGGGTCGTAGAATATTTGAGGCACTGGATTGCTAATATGTCGTTTAGTGAAAGAATTTCTTGGGCTATTGGTGGGATGGTTCTTACCGCTGGAATTGTATTTGCAAG TAAAAGGAAGAGCCACAATCAACGTCAGAAGCAAATAGGTGTTCAACGAAGGGCAAAGAAACTGGGAACAAAGATAAATTCTGTGTCTCCCGTTGGCCAAGAAAACAGAAGAGGAACTGGAAGATGA